The proteins below come from a single Cottoperca gobio chromosome 11, fCotGob3.1, whole genome shotgun sequence genomic window:
- the LOC115016078 gene encoding immunoglobulin superfamily DCC subclass member 3-like, with the protein MLTDVEHILSIQNLVVSALLVTTKGGCLASELSFLLEPSDVIAVRERPLMLDCLVQGEEPVMVTWRKNGVPLPNSQRGQVLANGTLFIKSFQKRREGSDADMGEYDCAAQNRYGMLVSRKAKVHLASLPKFHTHPLSMSVDEGGVARFQCQINGVPEANITWERDRVPLNTTDNRYTLLPMGILQVTGVRQPDAGVFRCVATNTANTRYSHEAMLNITGGAPRTYKEPVILSGPQNLTITVHQTAILECIATGNPRPIVSWSRLDGRSIGVEGIQVLGTGNLMISDVSLQHSGVYVCAANRPGTRMRRTALGRLVVQAPPEFLQWPQSVSKPAGGSAVFTCVAQGVPEPHLIWLKNGKVLMPGHNIKLTNNNSTLALTRISSEDEAIYQCISENSAGTNQASARLAVAQTKDLPSAPQGLTASVLSTIALQITWIQPPANVTDSIIGYVLHIRKIGEPDSLELQEAISKGTFQHDVTNLEQATTYSFYLKAYSPLGASQQSHTVVTTTLGGVPTPPTFFTKVVNSSAVQVLWELPSKAGKAEGFRLSYRRVPHADFQGLTQLPCHINAHTISKLELGAVYEVKLVAYNGNGESDCSKRLVSLAEEGMIDQTPGENSLCQCRAGEASLGSIVIGIHIGTACIIFCVLFLLFGYRRSLFCSKGTQDSWSVPRDNTGHNGIPKDGANRLRLESLPQVVIPAQYQVVIEQHLSGLRGTDTG; encoded by the exons ATGCTAACTGATGTGGAGCATATTTTGTCAATTCAAAACCTGGTGGTCTCTGCATTGCTAGTTACTACTAAAG gtGGCTGTCTCGCCTCAGAGCTGTCTTTCCTGCTGGAGCCAAGTGATGTGATTGCGGTGAGGGAACGCCCGCTCATGCTGGACTGTCTGGTGCAGGGTGAGGAGCCGGTCATGGTTACGTGGCGTAAAAATGGGGTGCCTTTACCGAACAGCCAGCGGGGTCAGGTGCTGGCGAATGGCACGCTATTTATCAAGAGCTTCCAAAAACGCAGAGAGGGAAGCGATGCGGATATGGGCGAGTATGACTGCGCTGCCCAAAATCGCTACGGCATGCTGGTCAGCCGCAAGGCCAAAGTACATTTGGCAT CTCTTCCTAAATTCCACACCCACCCACTGTCTATGTCTGTGGATGAGGGGGGCGTAGCTCGCTTCCAGTGTCAGATAAATGGAGTACCTGAGGCCAACATCAcctgggagagagacagagtaccACTCAACACCACTGACAACAG atACACTCTCCTGCCAATGGGGATTCTACAGGTGACAGGCGTGAGGCAGCCGGATGCAGGGGTCTTCCGCTGTGTTGCCACCAACACGGCAAACACTCGCTACAGCCATGAGGCCATGCTCAACATCACTG GTGGAGCTCCCCGAACCTACAAGGAGCCGGTCATCCTGTCGGGACCCCAgaatctgaccatcactgttcATCAGACAGCCATCTTGGAGTGCATCGCCACAGGAAACCCAAGGCCCATTGTTTCCTGGAGCAGGCTAG ATGGACGTTCCATTGGTGTGGAGGGTATCCAGGTTCTTGGGACAGGGAACCTGATGATCTCAGATgtttccctgcagcactctggtgtgtatgtgtgtgctgccAATCGACCCGGCACCAGAATGAGACGTACTGCACTTGGACGACTCGTGGTACAAG ctcctcctgagTTCCTGCAGTGGCCGCAGTCTGTGTCCaaaccagcagggggcagtgcTGTGTTCACCTGTGTGGCCCAGGGCGTCCCCGAGCCTCACCTCATCTGGCTGAAGAATGGCAAGGTCCTGATGCCCGGGCACAATATCAAGCTTACCAATAACAACAG CACTCTGGCTCTGACCCGTATCAGCTCAGAGGATGAGGCAATCTACCAGTGCATTTCTGAGAACAGTGCTGGCACCAACCAAGCTAGCGCCCGTCTAGCCGTGGCCCAGACTAAAGACCTGCCCAGCGCCCCTCAGGGCCTCACAGCCAGTGTGCTGTCCACCATTGCCCTGCAGATCACATGGATCCAGCCACCCGCCAATGTCACTGACAGCATCATCGGATATGTCCTGCACATTCGCAAGATAGGAG agCCTGACAGTCTGGAGCTGCAGGAAGCGATCAGTAAAGGTACCTTCCAGCATGATGTGACCAACCTGGAACAAGCCACCACCTACTCCTTCTATCTGAAGGCCTACTCTCCTCTGGGAGCCAGCCAGCAGTCCCACACTGTGGTGACTACAACACTAGGGGGCG TGCCGACACCTCCCACCTTTTTTACCAAGGTGGTGAACTCCAGCGCTGTACAGGTCCTCTGGGAGCTCCCCAGTAAGGCCGGTAAAGCTGAGGGCTTCAGACTGTCCTACCGCAGAGTCCCCCACGCTGACTTTCAGGGCCTAACCCAGCTGCCCTGTCACATCAATGCCCACACCATCTCTAAactgg AATTGGGTGCAGTGTATGAAGTCAAACTTGTGGCATACAATGGAAACGGGGAGAGTGACTGCTCCAAGAGACTGGTGTCGCTGGCAGAGGAAGGCATGATTGACCAAACCCCTG GAGAGAACAGTCTGTGTCAGTGCAGGGCTGGAGAGGCCTCTCTTGGCAGCATCGTCATTGGCATCCATATTGGCACCGCCTGTATCATCTTCTGTGTTCTCTTCCTGTTGTTTGGATACCGTCGCAG TCTGTTTTGCAGTAAAGGGACTCAGGACAGCTGGTCTGTACCAAGGGACAACACAGGACACAATGGCATCCCTAAAGATGGAGCAAACCGCCTAAGACTGGAGTCATTACCACAG GTGGTCATTCCAGCGCAGTACCAGGTTGTCATTGAGCAGCACTTGTCAGGTTTGCGTGGCACAGACACTGGCTAA